In Monodelphis domestica isolate mMonDom1 chromosome 3, mMonDom1.pri, whole genome shotgun sequence, the following proteins share a genomic window:
- the LOC100019583 gene encoding leucine-rich repeat-containing protein 14-like, protein MRSLVFLCARQVIQDQVFACQALAFLPQELYAALFKAAFLDRKTLVLQKLVQMWPFPLLSFQQLLRENSDCRRVPLQERPTKESVQAVILGLSARLREPPPRRKLQLQLLDMTGILDSGYEEDLTTMTMWSRTVSVIQTCIMGQLNKSLRQRRRRAKRKKAVPPICTPTPIEVRVDLRVTHSSYGFLKDTLQTSAFSPLRLCCRDFRAEELPLNSTVDMLELLDPMHLRRVDLCFNSLELSGLCELMASVVKFTNLLSLKLQYSYVDLWQLSTESEGSFRLFVSELNKLNRLRELNMGSSCLSGRLCQLLSSLQGPLESLELAFCYLLPTDLRYLAQSPHATHLKKLDLSGNNLSGALLGPFQSVLKAVSTSLKLLNVTECELMDTHLISTLPSLCRCVHLRYLSLYGNPLSTSGLKTLLLRSEVLPELQLVVYPFPVDCYEILPWPPPAAILLDEEKFAHVQAELRQMLLSADRANVLWTTDVYGPNMPDYFSL, encoded by the exons TGGTACAGATGTGGCCTTTCCCTCTCCTTAGTTTCCAGCAGCTACTGCGTGAAAATTCAGATTGCCGCCGGGTTCCACTACAGGAAAGACCAACAAAGGAGAGTGTACAGGCTGTGATCTTGGGGCTTTCTGCACGACTAAGGGAGCCACCCCCCCGCAG gAAGCTGCAGTTGCAGCTGTTGGACATGACAGGAATTCTGGATTCTGGCTATGAGGAAGATCTTACAACTATGACCATGTGGTCTCGCACTGTATCAGTGATCCAGACCTGTATCATGGGTCAGCTAAATAAATCTTTAAGACAGAGGCGTCGACGAGCCAAGCGCAAGAAGGCAGTACCACCCATCTGTACTCCTACCCCTATAGAAGTTCGAGTAGATCTCCGGGTGACCCATAGCTCCTATGGGTTTCTAAAGGATACATTACAGACAAGTGCTTTTAGCCCTCTGCGCCTTTGCTGTCGAGATTTCCGAGCTGAAGAACTCCCTCTGAATAGCACTGTAGATATGTTGGAGTTACTGGATCCTATGCACTTGCGCCGAGTGGACCTGTGCTTCAATAGCCTGGAGTTATCTGGACTGTGTGAACTTATGGCTTCTGTTGTGAAGTTCACCAACTTGTTGAGCCTGAAACTACAGTACAGCTATGTGGACCTGTGGCAGCTCTCAACTGAGTCAGAAGGCAGCTTCCGTTTATTTGTCTCTGAGCTTAATAAGTTGAACCGCCTCAGAGAACTCAATATGGGCTCCTCTTGCCTTTCTGGTCGACTGTGCCAGCTGCTCAG TAGCCTACAAGGCCCCCTGGAGAGCCTGGAACTGGCCTTCTGCTATCTCCTCCCCACAGATTTAAGGTACTTGGCCCAAAGCCCACATGCCACCCACCTTAAGAAGTTGGACCTCAGTGGCAACAACCTTTCAGGTGCTCTCCTGGGCCCCTTCCAGTCTGTGCTGAAAGCAGTCTCCACTTCCTTGAAGCTCCTGAATGTGACTGAGTGTGAGCTCATGGACACCCATCTTATTTCCACTTTACCAAGCCTATGCCGCTGTGTCCACCTCCGCTACCTTAGTCTCTATGGCAATCCCCTCTCTACCTCTGGACTCAAAACCCTGCTGCTTCGATCAGAAGTACTGCCTGAACTTCAGCTGGTGGTATATCCATTTCCTGTGGACTGCTATGAGATTTTGCCTTGGCCACCTCCTGCTGCCATTCTCCTGGATGAGGAGAAGTTTGCCCATGTTCAGGCTGAATTACGGCAGATGTTACTGTCAGCTGACCGAGCTAATGTGCTGTGGACCACTGATGTCTATGGTCCTAACATGCCCGATTACTTTAGCTTATAA